The Methanolacinia petrolearia DSM 11571 genome has a segment encoding these proteins:
- a CDS encoding methyl-accepting chemotaxis protein has product MKFEGLKELMSSPEPAEERLELLAYQYNERLKEQALVKGVSNFLFDTSLKREYILKKVVELIPPGWQYPEITVARFKYRNYDIKSPNFRETQWKQRVTFTDANGIEGFLDVLYLEKMPEDYEGPFLKEERNLINVIGSLLPASMNIFNRNEEMKEAIDDILDISKEVERGNIKKRVETSNHSGDLRNVAEGINSILDAYSVPFEYLVETLEEYSSCRFGKRIDDSANFQGEFLVLKNSINNLGKITSDVVSEIGRIADEFENGNFRARVDESLVFEGDMAAIKRSLNNVAETFSGLVSEVKSSVEKINDNSMEVNKGAGDMADATEKVAQSASNSAVLTRKLNERIDSINQQITGLSSSNQEIAAASNEVMEKTGYVVEIGKVAQSSGDDSRELMHSVEEIAKSSVDEINSLSEQIKTVGRVVKLINDITGQINLLALNAAIEAARAGEHGRGFAVVAGEVKNLAGEARAATDNIEKVVIDVQASSEKTASAINRANEEIINSVESVNKTIDGLNTIINNAETINSDIKTIVHAIDEQAAIANNVSNNTRELTGLTGDVFREIEELAALAEETSASVEEIGVAINEVSSLAGAVVVDMKKYKI; this is encoded by the coding sequence ATGAAATTTGAAGGATTAAAAGAGTTAATGTCTTCTCCGGAACCTGCAGAAGAAAGACTGGAATTGCTTGCATATCAGTATAATGAGCGTTTAAAGGAGCAGGCGCTTGTGAAAGGAGTCTCAAATTTTTTATTCGATACGTCCCTTAAGAGGGAATATATTCTGAAAAAAGTTGTCGAACTGATCCCTCCCGGCTGGCAATATCCCGAGATTACCGTTGCTAGGTTTAAGTACAGGAATTATGATATCAAAAGCCCGAATTTCAGGGAAACCCAGTGGAAGCAGAGAGTAACGTTTACCGATGCGAACGGCATTGAGGGCTTTCTGGATGTCCTGTACCTGGAAAAGATGCCCGAAGATTACGAAGGTCCGTTTTTAAAGGAGGAGAGAAACCTGATAAATGTCATCGGGAGTCTTCTGCCTGCCTCGATGAACATTTTCAACCGTAACGAGGAGATGAAGGAAGCAATCGATGACATCCTTGATATCTCAAAAGAGGTGGAAAGGGGAAATATCAAAAAGAGGGTCGAGACCTCAAACCATTCCGGAGACCTGAGAAATGTTGCCGAAGGTATAAACAGCATTCTGGATGCATATTCAGTTCCCTTTGAATATTTGGTAGAAACTCTTGAGGAATATTCATCATGCAGATTTGGTAAGCGTATAGATGATTCGGCTAATTTCCAGGGTGAATTCCTTGTTCTGAAAAACAGCATAAATAACCTCGGTAAGATAACCAGCGATGTGGTATCCGAGATAGGGCGTATTGCCGATGAGTTTGAAAATGGAAACTTCCGTGCCAGAGTCGATGAAAGCCTCGTCTTCGAAGGTGACATGGCAGCAATAAAGAGAAGTCTTAACAATGTTGCAGAGACGTTTTCCGGTCTTGTATCTGAAGTTAAGAGTTCTGTCGAAAAGATAAATGACAATTCGATGGAAGTCAACAAGGGAGCCGGTGATATGGCCGATGCGACTGAAAAAGTGGCGCAATCCGCATCAAACTCCGCAGTTCTTACCAGAAAACTGAACGAAAGAATCGACAGTATCAACCAGCAGATAACAGGATTGTCATCATCCAACCAGGAGATAGCGGCTGCCTCAAACGAGGTTATGGAAAAAACCGGTTATGTTGTCGAAATAGGGAAGGTCGCCCAGTCCTCGGGGGATGATTCCCGCGAACTTATGCATTCGGTTGAAGAGATTGCAAAGAGCAGTGTAGACGAGATCAACTCCCTGTCTGAGCAGATAAAAACGGTTGGCCGTGTTGTCAAACTCATTAATGATATTACAGGGCAGATCAATCTTCTCGCGCTTAATGCAGCTATTGAAGCTGCGAGGGCGGGAGAGCACGGAAGGGGCTTTGCAGTGGTTGCAGGTGAAGTTAAGAACCTGGCCGGCGAAGCGCGGGCGGCAACGGACAATATCGAAAAGGTCGTAATAGATGTCCAGGCATCCAGCGAAAAGACCGCCTCTGCAATAAACAGGGCCAATGAAGAGATTATCAACAGTGTCGAGAGCGTGAACAAGACTATCGATGGCCTCAACACTATCATAAACAATGCAGAGACCATAAATTCGGATATAAAGACAATTGTCCATGCAATTGACGAACAGGCTGCGATAGCTAATAATGTCTCCAACAACACAAGAGAACTCACGGGACTTACCGGAGATGTCTTCCGGGAAATTGAGGAGCTGGCAGCCCTTGCCGAAGAGACCAGTGCTTCGGTGGAAGAGATCGGAGTTGCGATCAATGAAGTCTCGTCGCTTGCAGGTGCGGTTGTCGTCGATATGAAAAAGTATAAGATTTGA